One Nerophis lumbriciformis linkage group LG19, RoL_Nlum_v2.1, whole genome shotgun sequence DNA segment encodes these proteins:
- the LOC133618890 gene encoding ras-related protein Rap-2b-like produces the protein MREYKVVVLGSGGVGKSALTVQFVTGSFIEKYDPTIEDFYRKEIEVDSSPSVLEILDTAGTEQFASMRDLYIKNGQGFILVYSLVNQQSFQDIKPMRDQIIRVKRYERVPMILVGNKVDLEAEREVSSGEGKALAQDWTCPFMETSAKNKISVDELFAEIVRQMNYSTVPAGRDKCCSCVLL, from the coding sequence ATGAGGGAGTACAAAGTGGTTGTTCTCGGCTCGGGTGGGGTCGGGAAATCCGCCCTGACCGTGCAGTTCGTGACGGGCTCCTTCATCGAGAAGTACGACCCCACCATCGAGGACTTCTACCGGAAGGAGATCGAGGTGGACTCGTCGCCGTCCGTCCTGGAGATCCTGGACACGGCCGGGACGGAACAGTTCGCCTCCATGCGGGATCTGTACATCAAAAACGGACAAGGCTTCATCCTGGTCTACAGTCTGGTCAACCAGCAGAGCTTCCAGGACATCAAGCCCATGCGGGACCAGATCATCCGGGTGAAGAGGTACGAGAGGGTGCCCATGATCCTGGTGGGCAACAAGGTGGACCTGGAGGCCGAGCGAGAGGTGTCGTCCGGGGAAGGCAAGGCTCTGGCCCAGGACTGGACCTGCCCTTTCATGGAGACCTCAGCCAAGAATAAAATCTCTGTGGATGAACTCTTTGCAGAAATAGTCCGACAGATGAACTATTCCACGGTTCCTGCCGGACGTGACAAGTGTTGCTCGTGTGTTCTGCTCTAa